The Manihot esculenta cultivar AM560-2 chromosome 1, M.esculenta_v8, whole genome shotgun sequence genome has a window encoding:
- the LOC110629852 gene encoding uncharacterized protein LOC110629852, whose protein sequence is MGLDDQVEKMQTRQSYVNVWHTDLMNTVVDDTPYCCFALICGPCASYMLRRRALYNDMSRYLCCAGYVPCSGKCGEKNCPELCLCTEVFCCFANSVASTRFLLQDEFNIQTTQCDNCIIGFMICLQQVACICSLVACITGSDEIGDLADLLTCLSDLVFCSVCPCLQTQHKIEMDKRDGKLGRELVMAVPPMQQMSRIDQQTPPLVGYPPQQVYAPYGQPPPPYAQGYPPAGYPPSAYPPPPPGAYPPPPPGAYPPPPPGAYPPPPPGAYPPPPPGAYPPAPGYPSADYSK, encoded by the exons ATGGGGCTGGACGATCAGGTCGAGAAAATGCAGACGCGTCAAAGTTACGTGAATGTCTGGCACACGGATCTCATGAACACCGTCGTCGACGATACTCCTT ATTGCTGTTTCGCACTAATTTG TGGACCATGTGCTTCTTATATGCTGCGCAGACGAGCTCTTTACAATGATATGTCAAG GTACCTCTGCTGTGCTGGATATGTACCATGCAGCGGTAAGTGCGGAGAAAAGAATTGCCCTGAACTGTGTCTTTGCACTGAG GTCTTCTGTTGCTTTGCAAATTCAGTTGCCTCAACTCGCTTCCTATTGCAAGATGAATTCAACATCCAGACTACACAATGTGACAATTGCATCATT gGATTCATGATCTGCCTGCAGCAAGTGGCATGTATATGTTCCTTAGTTGCTTGTATAACTGGAAGTGATGAAATTGGAGATCTTGCAGACTTGTTGACTTGTTTGTCTGACTTGGTTTTTTGCTC GGTTTGCCCATGCCTTCAG ACACAACACAAGATCGAAATGGACAAAAGAGACGGTAAGCTTGGGCGAGAGCTTGTCATGGCAGTGCCTCCGATGCAGCAAATGTCACGTATTGATCAGCAAACTCCTCCACTGGTGGGCTATCCACCACAACAGGTGTATGCACCTTATGGACAACCTCCACCCCCTTATGCCCAAGGTTATCCTCCTGCTGGGTACCCTCCATCTGCatatccaccaccaccacctggtgcctatccaccaccaccacctggtgcctatccaccaccaccacctggtGCCTATCCCCCACCACCACCTGGTGCCTATCCCCCACCACCACCTGGTGCTTATCCTCCAGCGCCTGGTTATCCTTCGGCCGACTACTCCAAGTGA